Within Tindallia magadiensis, the genomic segment ACAGCCGGGCAACGAGCTTTGGTTGTTGGGAGTGCCCAAAGTAGGCAATGAGATTCTTCAGCCCTTTGATCCGGAGATCGCCTCCGTTAAAAGTGTTCAACAACTGCTGGAGCAGCCGGAAGTAAAGGATATGATTCCTGTCGGTTCCAAAGGCATTAAACATGAAGCCGGCTTGTTGGCTGACAACGCCAACGTGAAAATCCGCTGGGAAAAAGGGTTGGACATTCCACTAGAAAAAAGTGGCGGTCCATCCACCTGCGTGGTTCTTTCCCTGGAAGCCAGGGCAGCAACAAGATTAGAACGGCTTGTTTCAGCTAATGCCTTTCAACGATTAGGAAAGCTGGAAGGAGTATCCTCATGAAGCAGATTATTTCCTCCTGCCCCGGTTCCTGTGGCGAATGGCTGCAAGGCTGGCTGCGGGGAGGAGAAAAACTGATTTCCTATGCCATCGACAGTTTTAGCCGGGTAACCTTGGAAGAAGCCGGTCATGGCCTGGCGGATCATCAGTGGTTGAAACGTCACCGACCCAGAGCTTTTCAGATGATGGAGCTTATTTTTGAAGAAGTGAAAGCTTCGGAAAAAGACCGACATTCCTTTCACGTAAAGTTGGAATCTCCCCTGCCCCTGGCAAAGGGCATGGCTAGTTCCACCGCCGATTTAGCAGCCGTAGCGGATGGCGTGGCACGTTGGTTTGGCATGATCCTCAGCCCTGAAAAACTGACGAAACTCTGTGTTCAACTAGAACCTACGGATAGCATCATTCATCCTCAAACCTGTCTGATGGATCCCTTAACAGGAGAAGTAAGTTTCTATTTTGAACAGGAGCCACCTCCTCTGGAACTGTTGATCCTGGAAGGAAAAAAAGACATTGTAACGGCTAGTTCCAGAAAACCGGACCATTTTGAAAAACGCAAAGCCTACGAAAAAGAAATGGAACAAGCCCTGAAATGGTTTCAGACAGGCCTTCAGGAAAAAAAACCTTCTCTTTTGGCAAAGGCAGCCTGGATCAGTGCCCTGGGAAATGAAGCTTTTTATCCACAACCAGGCCTTCGGGATATTCAAAGCTTAGCCTTAGAGAGTGGAGCCTTGGGCCTTAATGTTTCTCATAGCGGCAGTACCCTTGGCCTCTTATTTGAACCGGAAGCCCTGGATGAAGAACGTTTTTCGAAA encodes:
- a CDS encoding GHMP family kinase ATP-binding protein — encoded protein: MKQIISSCPGSCGEWLQGWLRGGEKLISYAIDSFSRVTLEEAGHGLADHQWLKRHRPRAFQMMELIFEEVKASEKDRHSFHVKLESPLPLAKGMASSTADLAAVADGVARWFGMILSPEKLTKLCVQLEPTDSIIHPQTCLMDPLTGEVSFYFEQEPPPLELLILEGKKDIVTASSRKPDHFEKRKAYEKEMEQALKWFQTGLQEKKPSLLAKAAWISALGNEAFYPQPGLRDIQSLALESGALGLNVSHSGSTLGLLFEPEALDEERFSKGWQVLSCRHHYQPPKRHRMIAGGIRREK